From one Longimicrobiales bacterium genomic stretch:
- a CDS encoding SprT family zinc-dependent metalloprotease: MTPRRGRTRQDSALQLTLELSWLTEDELLGALRMRGAVFLREVRFRPNRSRLISLSADRRRLNLHDCFRAAPARVIDAVATFTTAPSRSRAFRDSIEHMREWHEGQVAEYGLGEPVASCGTPRQLRYLESVYSALNASHFRGSLPEPLPIRLSDRMSRRFGHVSYARTTRGDRKVAELALNIDLLLPGNERALLDTVLHEMAHIEAWLVHGHREHGRIWREVARRVGCEAKACTHMRLRRRRSAAPVEDVPVLQLPMPPQASVPAKAASGLRRAAHQGA; encoded by the coding sequence ATGACCCCGCGCCGCGGTCGTACCCGTCAGGATTCCGCTCTCCAGCTGACGCTGGAGCTGTCATGGCTCACGGAGGACGAGCTGCTGGGCGCGCTGCGGATGCGGGGCGCGGTTTTCCTTCGTGAAGTGCGCTTCCGGCCGAACCGGTCGCGCCTGATCTCGCTGTCGGCGGATCGTCGCCGGCTGAACCTCCACGACTGCTTCCGGGCGGCTCCGGCACGGGTGATCGATGCCGTGGCGACGTTCACCACTGCGCCATCCCGTTCGCGTGCGTTCCGCGACTCGATCGAGCACATGCGTGAGTGGCATGAAGGTCAGGTAGCGGAGTACGGCCTGGGCGAGCCGGTGGCGAGCTGCGGCACACCACGGCAGCTGCGTTACCTGGAGTCTGTGTACTCGGCCCTGAACGCCTCACATTTCCGGGGGAGTCTGCCGGAACCGCTGCCGATCCGCCTGAGCGATCGGATGTCGCGGCGTTTCGGCCATGTGAGCTATGCGCGGACGACGCGCGGCGACCGCAAGGTCGCGGAGCTGGCGTTGAACATCGACCTGCTGCTGCCGGGCAACGAGCGCGCCCTGCTCGACACGGTGCTGCACGAGATGGCGCACATAGAGGCGTGGCTGGTGCATGGACATCGGGAGCACGGCAGGATCTGGCGGGAGGTGGCGCGTCGCGTCGGGTGTGAAGCGAAGGCGTGCACGCACATGCGGCTGCGACGTCGCCGGTCGGCCGCGCCCGTCGAGGACGTGCCCGTGTTGCAGCTGCCGATGCCACCCCAGGCAAGTGTTCCGGCGAAGGCCGCGTCAGGCCTGCGGCGCGCGGCCCATCAGGGCGCCTGA